aaataacaaacaaaaacccacTCTTGCTGAaattaatgtatgttcaaattgtattttctattataaatataataatataaaatattaaattaaggGGAGCTAActctttaatttgattttatccTAGCCAGAAGAGATTTCACGAACTACCAGATACACAgacattttttacaaattattttcgACTCTCACTTTTTGGGCCAAAATAATTATAGAGATAACTGTAGCAGCAAGAATgtctagtaaagtaagatctacaaacacataaccaacaccaaaacacaattttgtcatgtgtcctttaagtttttttaatatgcacAAAGACCGAGGAGAGCGACATAGGCTCTAATTTTCTATTATTGAATTTTAGTCATTACTTCTATTTGTATTTTGGTGTGTGATTGTTGTGTAATTGACAATTCATGCACACTGCTATAGTTCAACAGCCGCTGTTGTATTTCATTGGAACATAGAACAATGTTTATAAGATAAGTGTGATTATCAATTTCAGTGCTTATAATACTAGTAATACTAGTAGTAATATTCACCAACAAGCCGGTAATAAAACAATCAAGACATCTTTAATCAACCTGCCTGTCGTAGTAACTACCTTTGTTTAAATACAACTACATGatctatatatatcttaaatactGAATTCGATActatcctttataaaaaaattattgatatttcctgtttattttttaatagatatatagTTTACTTTCATTCTGGTCCATATATCCTACATATAGATTTATCTCACACTCTCTTTCTTTCAATGATATGTCGTTGTATGATATTAACGGAATGTTAGTTTATCTCAATTTGGACTTCTAACACTCTCAGAAAGAGATAGTGTCAACGAAATTTTGAGGTACCTTTGctatttgtatatgaattaaTTGTTGCTACTTCTGATATTTGTCTTTCGTGTTCTTAGAAGGTCTTCTTCTAAATCTGCGAAAACTGATCGTAAGGTCTTTCTTATGCGGCTATCTTCAATCTTTTAGAGAAGTGGATCGCTGAGGATTTTTCTTGAATAGTCTCTAAATGATAAATGATGAGGTTTGTATCAAATGCTTAATAATATTCGCATATGCTACTCATTGGATTTCAGAGAAAAAAGTTGAGATTCAGCATGTGTAACCAATGAGAATGGAATGTAAAGTTATGAAAATGAATCGCATCGTTTCTTGTGTACTGCGAGGATTTCTTGAAGTCTGATGTCTTTTGCTGTCGGAACAAAGTTCGAAGGTGTAGATTTTCTTCTAAGACTCGGCATTGTCGCTCTAAATCCCCCTCGCTTGAAGCTGTTATTGGTATTGGCCACTTTTTTCTGAAAGATAAAGTCATTTGCGCATGCTCAATGTTATGAATTGGAATATTATTAGTGCTgacgaacaaaaaaatatattaccaaaAGTTTATAACTTTTGATATGTGCGTTAAACAggtatatttgatttcatttcgTAAATAAGgaaacttttttatataatgaatagtattaaaaaagaagatataatATGCTTGACATTGAAACAACTCTCTACCAGATACCATATGATTAAGCAGATGTCATTTTTATTATCCATTAACATGAACTATGGAAAATGACtgtttactatatatatttctaCCCTCGTTTGATGTTAAGAAGtaatttgttaacttttatATTGCCAGAATATATACCTGTATTTTGTCGATATTTTCGCACATTTCCCGGCAACATTTGAACAACTCATCTACATTAATATTCTCTATAGAAAAATGATCGGCAACCTCCTCAGATTTTCTTTGTTGAGTTTCCAACTTTTCACGTATAATTTCGATTTGACACTTCccattcttgaaaaaaaaaagtgaaaaaaaactaCGATAATGACATGAGATAAAACAAAGTGACCTGTTCATATCTACAAATGAATGGCGATACTACATGTTTTTACGATGTTTATCGTCAGTAATACTGTCTATTATTTTCTAAGATTTCTTATAGTCTTTTTATGTATCAAAGAACAGAGAAAGTGATATCACTATAGAttattatgtagaaaaaaacccGATTTGATAAGATATTAACGTACTATAAGATATTTGCATCATTTTAGAATAATAATCAGGAAAGaaatatgaacaaaatttgATTACGCACAGCTCATTTGGTGATCCAAATTCTTACACAGCTACTTAATAACAAGTAATCTTAATGTACAATTCAAATTATGCAtatcaaatgtacattttaaggctgtatataaactgtacagCTGTAAAGCTGTATATCAACTGTACAGCTGTAACGCTCTAAATAAACTGTACATCTGAGAAGCTGTAAttaaactgtacatctgtaaagctgtaattaaactgtacatctgtaaagctGTAATTAAACTGTATTTCTGTTAAGCTGTAAttaaactgtacatctgtaaagctGTAATTAAACTGTATTTCTATTAAGCTGTAAttaaactgtacatctgtaaaactgtatataacatgtggataaatatcgtatcacaCAAGATGCAGTGGCAAAATCTATATGTTTAGCTATACACAGATGGAAAAAAGTGCAGTAAATGTACATTTTGACAGAGTTgcagtttatatacagctttaaaAGTGTACAGTTTATATATCGTTTATCAGATGTACAGtaagtttatgtaaaaaaatacataaataataaaattcatcAATAATGTAATTATGTTTCAGTGagcatttatttaattttatataagccattcaaatataaaaactttgtATTGTACCTGGATCAACTCAAAACACTGATCTTTAATCTGACATGTCTCGGCATCAATTTGTACTTGTAGTTCtgcaaatttcttttttattgcgTTGAATTCATCTGTAGCTGGTTGGAGAAGACAGCTATGAAAGTATAGATAACCAAATATAAgtaaaaacatctgaaaaaaaatcttaaagaaagaataaaaaacgTCATCTATATTTTGgataaataataattcaatatgataatgtttcttttaaCATATTGGTGTTTACAGTgaatttaatgtatttaaagGCAAATTTGTTCACTACATTCtctggaaatttaaaaaaaagtcagtaGAATGTGTTTTACTATGGCTATATAATGTCTAAGGGTAACATTTTGGAAGAAGGATGATTATATTTTTAGGAATATGTTGGTCATATTGGATAAggattaaaagagggacgaaagataccaaagggacagtcaaactcataaatctaaaacaaactgacaacgccatagctaaaaattaaaagacaaacagaaaaacaattatacacatgacacaacatagaaaactaaaaaataaacaacacgaaccccaccaaaaactaggggtgatctcagatgctcaaATATACAAAGATAAATTCGCATGTAAGTACACGATCGCCACATACACATGAtctctggggggggggggggggggggatagaGGTATAAATACTGGTTTACTAACATTTTAAAGTAGAATGCTAAAAATGAAACTCcttcatcatattttaaaatactcaTCATTGCTCATAGCATACTACATATAAAGTAATTGTATACAGTTTCAAATAACTAGTTTCAATAAATGAAAAGGAAATTATCAAATTACCGTCGAGTGTGTAGCAGAGTATCATGAAAATCACAGACAAATTTTAAGCATGATGAGTCTGACTTCCGTATTTCATGAACCAAGAACTCAAGCAAGGTAACTGTATCATCTATAGACTTGGTTTCTGATAGTTTCTGCATTGAACATATATCAAATCCCACTGCTTTTCCAGCAACTTTCCCCTGttatgaaacaaaattgatatcACAAAATGACATTCTTgcttaataaaaatgaaataagctTCTTAAATGaagcaaataaactcatcatatataccaggataaaattttgtatttacgccagacgcgcgttttgtctacaaaagactcatcagtgatgctcgaatccaaaaaatacaataaaaacccAAATAAAGTGCGatgttgaaaagcattgaggaccgacattcctaaacgttttttcaaatacagctaagttaataTATTCATgagatagaaaagccttagtatttcaaaggttttgtaatcAGTTAGTtcataaatatgaccatattaataataatttatctgCACCAAAGTGCTTTttcgaagtgctgactactgggctggtgataccttcggggaaTTATAACACCACCAGCcgtggcattgacccagtggttgtaaataaacaaatcatagacatcaggattaaattttctatttacaccagacgcgcgtttcgtctataaaagagaatctcgaataaaaataaattaaaaaggccGAAAAAAGTGcgatgttgaagagcattgaggatcaaaattcctaacgtttttccaaatacagctaaggtattcctgaggtagaaaagccttagtatttcaaaatttcaaaagttttgtaaaaagttgatttataaatatgaccacatCAATGATATTTCATATCAGCACCGAATACAGACATACGAAAGAATCCAAAGCTGCATAAAAGTTTTCTCGCGTTAGAGCATGCATAAAGATTATGGTAATGATAGCttattttgctttcaaataaaataaatcagtgTTTCGATTTGTTCTTTGGCTTAAATTTTATCTGTGTTTTTTGTGATCAATCTTTGTACTAATGCATGGTTTGAAGACACGAGTTATTTAATAATGGATAAACAAAACAGTGCCACATAACAcagaaattcaaaatgaataagTGCTTAACACGAAGCACCAAAAAAATTGACTTGATGTTAAATACCTTGTTCATAAACAGTCCTACATGCAGTACATATCGAAGGAATGTTTCAAAGGATTCGTTTGTCATCAGCATATCACAAGCAGTAGAAATAGTATTTACATAGTCTGGGATGTAGTCAAGACTGTCAATTTCTCCTATCGTTATCATGGTATTTATCCACAGTTCATATTGTGGTAAACTTATTAATCGAGAAACAAAGTAGTCGGCTTTGCTCAGCTTTTTAAATTCTTCTGGTAATACCTCTCGAAGTGAATCGGCCTACAAGTTTACataatgtattaaataaaaacaatgcaaGAAGGAAATTATGGTCCACagaaaacgtttttttttaatatgcacCTCATCAACAATCGAATATAACTCATGTGGCGAAGAACTGTAAACAGTTTCTGTTCACCAGTAACACTCGTTGTGTTGTTCATGGCAAAATGGAACTTAcatgagaaaaataaacaagaaaagacAACTATAACACTGCAAATTAAAATTATCCTTATTCATCGAAGAGACATaggtttattttttcatgttatgtttattctgtgttttttttcttcttttcatgttttttttaatataaaatacagaTTAATGTGAGATTTTTGTAGTTGTTTCCATTTTAACTGTGTAATAAAACAGGTTAAGATACAGTCTTACACACTTTTTTTAAGTGAATgtgtatgtttttgttgttattgatataataataattttcattttttttttacacatttataatacctgtatatgaataaaattttgactacTGTTCTTAGATGTTTTTAGAATTGTGACACTTTAGACATTTATAGATATAACCAAGTTTCATCATCAACTATTGTGGCCGCTTGTTTTAGGGGATGCATTATACATGTGTTACCCTGCCCCCAAACAAAATTctagttttattttctgttacatttgttttctaccatatcatgaatatagttattggttttaaaatatCCAATACCTCATCCGTATTTGGTAAATTCTCTTTCAATGATCGATAACTTGATAGTCCTAGTCCTGCAGTAGACCCTTGTCTTATCATTTCAATTAATTCGTCTGGGGACTTATGCATTTTGTTCAAGAAGATATCTATCCTCATTGCTTTTTGCCGTTCAACTATATTctgaaaatagttaaaaaaattgacatcaTTTTATAAAGAACTCAATACAtatcttctgattattttttcttcctttcactattttttcttaggttggTTTTGCCGAAAATCtatgttgatgaaaaaaatatattttgcagtGGATTTGATCAAATTAAACTCATTgctattatgttattttttttaaacacagtAATTGCATGCCCATGGTAATCCTAAAACAACACTGTAATCATTGTGACAAAAATCCTAGATGTGCAATTGAATAATACATTACCAAGTAACGTCAATTCCGTTTCCGAATGTAGGAGAAACAGCTTTTTTTTAGCAACACAGTTATTGCATGCCAATGGTAACCTAGAACAGCACTGTAATCATTGTGACAAAGACCCTAGATGTGCAATTGAATTATACATGACCAAGTAACGTCAATTCCGTTTCCGAATGTAGGAGaaacagcttttttttttaagcaacaCAGTTATTGCATGCTAATGGTAACCCTAAAACAGCACTGTAATCATTGTGACACAAACCCTAGATGTGCATTGAATTATACATGACCAAGTAACGTCAATTCCGTTTCCGAATGTAGGAGaaacagcttttttttttagcaacaCAGTTATTGCATGCTAATGGTAACCCTAAAACAGCACTGTAATCATTGTGACACAAACCCTAGATGTGCAATTGAATAATACATTACCAAGTAACGTCAATTCCGTTTCCGAATGTAGGAGAAACAGCTTTTTTTTAGCAACACAGTTATTGCATGCCAATGGTAACCTAGAACAGCACTGTAATCATTGTGACACAAACCCTAGATGTGCAATTGAATTATACATGACCAAGTAACGTCAATTCCGTTTCCGAATGTAGGAGAAACAGCTTTTTTTTTAGCAACACAGTTATTGCATGCTAATGGTAACCCTAAAACAGCACTGTAATCATTGTGACACAAACCCTAGATGTGCATTGAATTATACATGACCAAGCAACGTAAATTCCGTTTCCGAATGTAAGAGAAACATTTTTGCTGGTTCATATTgatatgtatacaaaaatgaAGTGAGATCATTAATTCTAACCTGTATCTTTAACACTTTACTGTTATGTATCGTCAACTGGTTAATACACACATACACAAATAGCGTAAAGCAGTGAACATTTGAAGAATTATTCCAGCTACGTGAAGTAGGTATTACCTTTGTAATAGATGACGCTCTTTTACTTGTATTTTCTTTACATGAGAACAGTTTCTCTAACTCTGGATAATTTACTGGAACTTTatctttcattttctttatcttgTTCCAAACACTCTTATCtacaattaaaattgatttttttaacggATATTTTCTAGGCATATAAAAACATTCGTTTTATTTGTCATAGGCATTACAAAATAGGTCATGTTGATATA
This Mytilus trossulus isolate FHL-02 chromosome 14, PNRI_Mtr1.1.1.hap1, whole genome shotgun sequence DNA region includes the following protein-coding sequences:
- the LOC134697824 gene encoding inverted formin-2-like, giving the protein MYVDSKNKEKELETYQDLTSETVSLDTNTELTSFDSIPEEVNAVPPIATCMSPPPPPPPPPPPTSNVLAMPSLPINVPDPKQKMKTLSWARIATIKDKSVWNKIKKMKDKVPVNYPELEKLFSCKENTSKRASSITKNIVERQKAMRIDIFLNKMHKSPDELIEMIRQGSTAGLGLSSYRSLKENLPNTDEADSLREVLPEEFKKLSKADYFVSRLISLPQYELWINTMITIGEIDSLDYIPDYVNTISTACDMLMTNESFETFLRYVLHVGLFMNKGKVAGKAVGFDICSMQKLSETKSIDDTVTLLEFLVHEIRKSDSSCLKFVCDFHDTLLHTRRCLLQPATDEFNAIKKKFAELQVQIDAETCQIKDQCFELIQNGKCQIEIIREKLETQQRKSEEVADHFSIENINVDELFKCCREMCENIDKIQKKVANTNNSFKRGGFRATMPSLRRKSTPSNFVPTAKDIRLQEILAVHKKRCDSFS